One part of the Hydrogenobacter sp. T-2 genome encodes these proteins:
- a CDS encoding ATP-dependent helicase, protein MEALNPSQERAVKHFGKPLLIIAGAGSGKTKTLAHKVEFLIREKGIAPERLLAITFTNKAGKEIRDRVKRVAGVDLPWAGTFHSVALRLLRAKGKQVGISTNFSILSEGDRNQIIKKLSQFINTKPETLKNYLSERFENLREPYDEKLEYALQEYLKALKSMNLLDFSTLMLYTRELLLKNQSIRENFDFVLVDEFQDTNTVQYEILKLLAKENVCVVGDPNQCIYEWRYARPDNILRFKEDFNPDVIKLEYNYRSRPYIIHIANAVLSASNAEWKSLIPTLRPVKEGGQKPTVRRFEREEEEAVWIATKVKELLQSYKPHQIAILVRVGYITEPFERALAGMRIPYKIVGAIRFFERAEIKDVLSFFRVLTNPYDAVSFSRVLEVATRGIGEKTLEHILQAGKGNCLAGSQAILKSLPQAKAVELYGFLQKLSRLYKRLEDYPQAIEDFLREIDFWDYLRESYKDAEEREENVKELLRYLRQKHSEGYRLVDVLEEVDFLTEREEEEGAVKISTIHASKGLEFDVVFLPRLEEGILPHEKAKESQEEIEEELRLFYVAITRAKELLFMTYTRNSKPSRFLSLIPKELLDLSAFAKKKTTYMPELKSLKDFKVGDRVLHEIFGEGVILAIEDSKALVEFKAGRKSIHTAFLKPVV, encoded by the coding sequence ATGGAAGCCTTAAACCCTTCTCAAGAAAGAGCGGTAAAGCACTTTGGCAAGCCTTTGCTTATTATAGCGGGTGCTGGCTCTGGAAAGACCAAAACCCTCGCTCACAAGGTGGAGTTTCTCATAAGGGAAAAGGGCATAGCACCAGAGAGGCTCTTAGCTATTACCTTTACCAACAAGGCGGGTAAGGAGATAAGGGATAGGGTAAAGAGGGTAGCGGGCGTAGACCTACCATGGGCTGGCACTTTTCACTCTGTGGCTTTGAGGCTTTTGAGGGCAAAGGGTAAGCAAGTGGGGATAAGCACCAACTTTAGCATACTTTCTGAAGGAGATAGAAACCAGATAATAAAAAAGCTCTCGCAGTTCATAAACACAAAGCCAGAGACCTTAAAAAATTATCTTTCAGAAAGGTTTGAAAACCTAAGAGAACCCTATGACGAAAAACTTGAATACGCTCTACAGGAGTATTTGAAGGCTTTAAAAAGTATGAACCTTTTAGATTTTAGCACCTTGATGCTATATACGAGAGAGCTACTCCTTAAAAACCAAAGCATAAGAGAAAACTTTGACTTTGTGCTTGTGGACGAGTTTCAAGATACGAACACAGTCCAGTATGAAATTTTGAAACTTTTGGCAAAAGAAAATGTTTGTGTGGTGGGAGACCCAAACCAGTGCATATACGAATGGCGTTATGCAAGACCAGACAATATACTTCGCTTTAAGGAAGACTTTAACCCCGATGTGATAAAACTCGAATACAACTACAGGTCAAGACCTTACATAATACATATTGCAAACGCGGTGCTATCCGCCTCTAACGCAGAATGGAAGAGCCTAATACCTACCCTTAGACCTGTAAAGGAGGGTGGTCAAAAGCCAACTGTTAGACGCTTTGAAAGGGAAGAGGAAGAGGCGGTTTGGATAGCCACAAAGGTCAAGGAGCTACTTCAGAGCTATAAGCCTCATCAAATAGCCATACTCGTGAGGGTGGGATACATAACAGAACCCTTTGAAAGAGCCCTTGCTGGGATGAGAATTCCTTACAAAATAGTGGGTGCTATAAGGTTTTTTGAAAGGGCGGAAATAAAGGATGTGCTTAGCTTTTTCCGAGTTCTTACCAATCCTTACGATGCGGTTAGCTTCTCAAGAGTTTTGGAGGTTGCCACAAGGGGTATAGGAGAAAAAACTTTGGAGCATATACTTCAGGCAGGAAAGGGCAATTGCCTTGCGGGTTCTCAGGCTATCTTAAAAAGCCTACCACAGGCAAAGGCGGTGGAGCTCTATGGCTTTTTACAGAAACTTTCAAGACTCTACAAAAGACTTGAGGACTATCCTCAGGCTATAGAGGACTTCTTGAGGGAGATAGACTTCTGGGATTATCTAAGGGAGAGCTACAAGGATGCGGAAGAAAGGGAAGAAAATGTTAAAGAGCTTTTGAGATACCTAAGGCAAAAGCACTCTGAAGGATACCGTCTTGTGGATGTGCTTGAGGAGGTGGACTTTCTTACAGAAAGGGAAGAGGAGGAGGGTGCTGTTAAGATAAGCACTATACATGCCAGTAAGGGGCTTGAGTTTGATGTGGTTTTCCTGCCAAGGTTGGAGGAGGGCATACTGCCACACGAAAAGGCAAAGGAGAGCCAAGAGGAAATTGAAGAGGAGCTAAGGCTTTTCTATGTGGCTATAACCAGGGCTAAGGAGCTTCTCTTTATGACCTACACAAGAAACTCCAAGCCAAGCAGGTTTCTTTCTTTAATTCCTAAGGAGCTTCTTGACCTTTCCGCCTTTGCAAAGAAGAAGACCACCTACATGCCAGAGCTAAAAAGCTTGAAGGACTTCAAGGTGGGTGATAGGGTCTTGCATGAAATCTTTGGTGAGGGAGTTATACTTGCCATTGAAGACTCCAAGGCTCTTGTGGAGTTCAAAGCTGGTAGAAAGAGCATACATACCGCCTTTTTAAAGCCTGTGGTATAA
- a CDS encoding bifunctional phosphoglucose/phosphomannose isomerase, producing MDAYLMAEDFPKQFSKIECQPISLEGYAGVVFSGMGGSGIVGDFMKLFVSAEKPVLFIRGYDLPAFVKDNWLLVCTSYSGNTEETISVLEEALQRGLKPVCVSSGGKLREIANREGLVHIPLPEGYPPRYALGFMLSALLCLFGMDGSVERVREHLETNKEEIKKTAQELAKDMFTYLPVVYGTPLTEPVAFRWKTQINENSKTLCYNAILPEMHHNEVVGLDNPQIRNLCGFVLLYDPQDHERILKRVDITRQVFEDLGVLLKVLSGKGESLIERLLYLTYLGDWVSLYLADIYGQDPIPVKVIDFIKKSLA from the coding sequence ATGGATGCTTACCTTATGGCAGAAGATTTTCCCAAGCAGTTTAGCAAAATAGAGTGCCAGCCTATTTCTCTTGAAGGCTATGCGGGTGTGGTCTTTAGTGGTATGGGTGGTTCTGGGATTGTGGGAGACTTTATGAAGTTGTTTGTCTCTGCGGAAAAGCCTGTGCTTTTCATAAGAGGCTATGACCTGCCAGCCTTTGTAAAAGATAACTGGCTTTTGGTTTGCACCAGTTACAGTGGAAACACAGAAGAGACCATAAGCGTCCTTGAGGAGGCACTCCAAAGGGGTCTAAAGCCAGTTTGCGTTAGCTCTGGAGGAAAACTAAGGGAAATAGCAAACAGAGAAGGACTTGTGCATATCCCACTTCCAGAAGGATATCCACCCAGATATGCACTTGGCTTTATGCTTTCTGCCCTTTTGTGCCTTTTTGGAATGGATGGCTCTGTGGAGCGTGTAAGAGAGCACTTAGAGACCAATAAGGAGGAAATAAAAAAGACCGCCCAAGAGCTTGCCAAAGATATGTTTACCTACCTGCCAGTGGTTTATGGCACGCCTCTTACAGAGCCTGTAGCCTTTAGGTGGAAGACCCAGATAAACGAAAACTCAAAAACCCTTTGCTACAATGCCATTTTGCCAGAAATGCACCACAACGAGGTGGTAGGCTTGGACAACCCTCAAATAAGAAACCTATGCGGTTTTGTCTTGCTTTATGACCCACAGGACCACGAAAGAATTCTAAAAAGAGTGGATATAACTCGTCAGGTCTTTGAAGACCTTGGCGTGCTTTTGAAGGTTCTCTCTGGAAAAGGAGAAAGTTTAATAGAGAGACTTTTATACCTTACCTATCTTGGAGACTGGGTGAGCCTATACTTGGCAGATATATATGGACAAGACCCTATACCAGTCAAGGTCATAGACTTTATAAAGAAGAGCTTAGCTTGA